GGGCGGCGGGGCGGCCGGTGCCGGTTTCCGGAGGGAACCGGCCTTTTTCCTGACTGCACCGGGTCGGAAAGGAGCGATCTTCCGTGAAAAAACGTATCTTTGCGGCGCTTTCAGCGATGCTGATGCTGCTGGCTCTGGCCGGCTGCGGCGCCAAGCAGGTGGACTATGACGCCACCTGCACCATCTCCATCTCTTGCGCCACCATTCTGGACAATATGGACGCCTGCGACCCCGACAAGCGGGAGCAGGTGCCTCAGGACGGCGTCATTCTGGCCCCGGTGGAGGTGGGCTTCCAGACCGGGGAAAACGTCTTTGACGTGCTGCAGCGGGTGTGCCGGGAAAATCGCATCCAAATGGAGTCCAAATGGACGCCCCTGTATGAGAGTGCCTACATTCAGGGCATCCACAACCTGTATGAATTCGACGTGGGCAGCGGCTCCGGCTGGATGTACAGTGTCAACGACTGGTATCCCAACTACGGCTGCTCCCGCTACACGGTGCAGCCGGGGGATGTGATCTGCTGGGTCTATACCTGCGATCTGGGACAGGATGTAGGCGGCGGGGCCGCCGTAGGCGAGTGAGAAGAACCGGCGAAGGGAGGCGATGACCATGCGATACAGCGACGTGTTCGGCAGCTGCCATCCGGCGGTGAACTTCCTGTATTTCGTGCTGGTCATCGCCTTTTCCATGTGCCTGACTCACCCGGTATGCCTGCTGCTGTCGGTGTGCGGGGCCGTGATCTACCATGCTGTGCTGCTGGGGCCCCGCTCCCTGCGGAAAAGCGCCGTGTGGATGGTGCCTATGGCGGTGCTGGCGGCGGTCATCAACCCGGCCTTCACCCATCAGGGCGTTACCATACTGGCCTATCTCCCCTCCGGCAATCCCCTGACGCTGGAGAGTATGCTCTACGGCCTTGCCTCGGCGGCGCTGCTGTCGGCCACGCTGCTGTGGTTCACCTGCTACAACGCCGTCATGACCTCGGATAAGTTCATCTATCTCTTTGGCAGGGTGATCCCCGCCCTGTCACTGGTGCTGTCTATGACCATGCGCTTTGTTCCCCGGTTCCGCACCCAGCTGCACACCGTGGCGCAGGCCCAGAAATACATGGGCCGTGACACGGAGAATGGCAGCCTTCTCCGCCGCACGAAAAACGCCATGAAGGTCTTTTCCATCATGGTCACATGGTCGCTGGAGAGCGCCATCGAGACGGCGGACAGTATGAAGAGCCGAGGCTACGGGGAAAAGGGCCGCACGGCCTTCTCCATCTATCGCATGGACGACCGGGACCGGAGCCTGCTGGTATGGCTCATCTTCTGCGGGGCCTATGTGCTTTGCGGCGTGCTGGCCGGAGGTCTGCGGTTCCGCTACTACCCCTCGCTGGCGGGAGCGCCTGTGACGCCTATGACCGTGAGTTTTTTCGTGGTCTATTTTCTGCTGTGCCTGACCCCGGCGGCGCTGGATCTGGCGGCGACCCGCCAGTGGAAACAAATCGAGAAGGAGGTGCGCCGGTGACGGAGCTTCTGCATCTGGAGAATTACAGCTTTACCTACCCCCAGCAGCGCCGCCCGGCGCTGTCCCATGTTACCCTCACGTTGCCGGAGGGGGCGTTCATGGTGCTCTGCGGCCCCTCCGGCTGCGGAAAGTCCACGCTGCTGCGGCAGCTGAAAACGGTGCTGGCGCCCCACGGCCTGCGGGAGGGGGAGATCACCTTCTGCGGCACGCCGCTGTCCCAGATCCCCAGCCGCCGTCAGGCGGCGGAGATCGGCTTCGTGCAGCAGTCACCGGAGAATCAGGTGGTGACGGACAAGGTCTGGCATGAGCTGGCCTTCGGACTGGAGAGTCTGGGCTTCGACACCCCCACCATCCGCCGCCGTGTGGCGGAGATGGCCTCCTTCTTCGGGATACAGGACTGGTTCTATAAAAACGTCACGGAGCTGTCCGGCGGTCAGAAGCAGCTGCTGAGTCTGGCCTCGGTGATGGTGATGCAGCCTCGTGTGCTGATTTTGGACGAGCCTACTAGTCAGTTAGACCCCATTGCCGCCTCGGACTTCCTCCAGACGCTGGGGCGCATCAATCGGGAGCTGGGGACCACCGTCCTTCTGACGGAGCATCGGCTGGAGGAGGCTCTGCCGCTGGCTACCCATGCGGCGGTGATGGACGGCGGACGGCTGCTGTGTACCGGCGCACCGGCGGAGGTGGGCGGCCTGCTGCGGCAGGAGGGCCACCGGATGTTTTTGGCCATGCCCTCCGCCATGCGGATCTGGGCCTCGGTGCAGAGCGATGCCTCCTGCCCGGTGACGGTGCGGGAGGGCAGAGCCTTCCTGACGGAGTGGCTCACAGATCACCCCGCCCAACCCCTGCCGCCGGAGGAGATCCCTCCCTGCGGCGAGGTGGTGCTGGCGGCGGAGGACGTGTGGTTCAAATACGAGGAAAAAGGCCCGGATATCGTCCGGGGCCTCCATATGACCGTCCGACAGGGGGAGTTCATGGCCCTGCTGGGCGGCAACGGCACCGGCAAATCCACCACCCTGCGGCTCCTCAGCGAGGGACTGCGCCCCTACCGTGGCACGGTGCGCCATACGGGCCGGCTGGGGGTCCTGCCCCAGAACCCCCAGGCACTGTTCGTGAAAAAGACCGTCCGGGAGGATCTGTTCGAGACCTTCGACGGACTGCATTTGCCCCCGGCGGAGCAGCAGCGGCGGGTGGAGCAAATGGTGACCCTCTGCCGTCTGACGGAACTGCTGGACCGCCATCCCTACGACCTCTCCGGCGGTGAACAGCAGCGTGCGGCGCTGGCCAAGGTCATGCTGCTGGAGCCGGATATCCTGCTGATGGACGAGCCCACCAAGGGACTGGACGCCGAGTTCAAGCAGTCCTTTGCCGCCATGGTGCGCTCTCTGCTCTCCGGCGGCGTGACGGTGCTGATGGTGAGCCACGACGTGGAATTCTGCGCCCGCTATGCCCACCGCTGCGCTCTGTTCTTCGACGGCAGCATCTCCGCCGAGGGGACGCCCCGTGCCTTCTTCGGCGGCAACAGCTTCTACACCACCTCCGCTGACCGCATGGCCCGTGGGCTGCTGCCCCACGCCGTCACGGCGGAGGACGTCATGGCCGGTATTGGCGGCACCGTCCCACCGGAGCCGGAGGTGCAGCACACCTATGCACCGCTGCCGCCGGCGGCGGAGGAGTCCGCCGACTGGAAGCCTCCGAAGCTTCCGTGGTGGCGCAAGGCGCTGGCTGCCGTGTCCGGCGCCGTGGCGCTGGTGATCCTATGGATGGCTACCCGCAAGACGGATCTGACGGCGCTGGTGGGCGGCGGCAAGGTCTCTGCTGCCGGGTGGCAGACGCTGGCCACCTACGGCGTATTTCTGGTGGCCATGTTCGTGCTGGTGGCCTCTATCGGCCGTCGGGCGCCGCCGCCGGTGCAGGTACAGACTCCGGTGGAAAAACGGAAGCTCTCCCGCCGCACGGTGGTGGCCTCCGTGCTGATCCTGCTGATGATCCCCGTGACGCTGGTGGTGTGCGTAGGCCTCTTTGGCCGCACCCACTACTATATCACCGCCCTGCTGGTGATGCTGGAGTGTATGCTGCCGTTTTTCATGGTCTTTGAGGGCCGACGCCCACAGGCCCGGGAGCTGACCATCATCGCCGTGCTGTG
The genomic region above belongs to Vescimonas coprocola and contains:
- a CDS encoding DUF4430 domain-containing protein; the protein is MKKRIFAALSAMLMLLALAGCGAKQVDYDATCTISISCATILDNMDACDPDKREQVPQDGVILAPVEVGFQTGENVFDVLQRVCRENRIQMESKWTPLYESAYIQGIHNLYEFDVGSGSGWMYSVNDWYPNYGCSRYTVQPGDVICWVYTCDLGQDVGGGAAVGE
- a CDS encoding energy-coupling factor transporter transmembrane component T, encoding MRYSDVFGSCHPAVNFLYFVLVIAFSMCLTHPVCLLLSVCGAVIYHAVLLGPRSLRKSAVWMVPMAVLAAVINPAFTHQGVTILAYLPSGNPLTLESMLYGLASAALLSATLLWFTCYNAVMTSDKFIYLFGRVIPALSLVLSMTMRFVPRFRTQLHTVAQAQKYMGRDTENGSLLRRTKNAMKVFSIMVTWSLESAIETADSMKSRGYGEKGRTAFSIYRMDDRDRSLLVWLIFCGAYVLCGVLAGGLRFRYYPSLAGAPVTPMTVSFFVVYFLLCLTPAALDLAATRQWKQIEKEVRR
- a CDS encoding ECF transporter S component, with amino-acid sequence MTELLHLENYSFTYPQQRRPALSHVTLTLPEGAFMVLCGPSGCGKSTLLRQLKTVLAPHGLREGEITFCGTPLSQIPSRRQAAEIGFVQQSPENQVVTDKVWHELAFGLESLGFDTPTIRRRVAEMASFFGIQDWFYKNVTELSGGQKQLLSLASVMVMQPRVLILDEPTSQLDPIAASDFLQTLGRINRELGTTVLLTEHRLEEALPLATHAAVMDGGRLLCTGAPAEVGGLLRQEGHRMFLAMPSAMRIWASVQSDASCPVTVREGRAFLTEWLTDHPAQPLPPEEIPPCGEVVLAAEDVWFKYEEKGPDIVRGLHMTVRQGEFMALLGGNGTGKSTTLRLLSEGLRPYRGTVRHTGRLGVLPQNPQALFVKKTVREDLFETFDGLHLPPAEQQRRVEQMVTLCRLTELLDRHPYDLSGGEQQRAALAKVMLLEPDILLMDEPTKGLDAEFKQSFAAMVRSLLSGGVTVLMVSHDVEFCARYAHRCALFFDGSISAEGTPRAFFGGNSFYTTSADRMARGLLPHAVTAEDVMAGIGGTVPPEPEVQHTYAPLPPAAEESADWKPPKLPWWRKALAAVSGAVALVILWMATRKTDLTALVGGGKVSAAGWQTLATYGVFLVAMFVLVASIGRRAPPPVQVQTPVEKRKLSRRTVVASVLILLMIPVTLVVCVGLFGRTHYYITALLVMLECMLPFFMVFEGRRPQARELTIIAVLCALGVAGRAAFFMLPQFKPVMALTIIAGVAFGGETGFLVGAMTMLASNVLFSQGPWTPFQMFSMGIIGFLAGVLFRKGWLRRSRGALAVFGGIVTFVIYGAIMNPVSALIYGAEMNWQTLLTYYITGFPMDCVHACATVIFLLLLAEPMLEKLDRIKVKYGLVE